GCACCTTCGCTCTCAGCATATCACCAGGTCTCGTCCATTGGGGGGCATAGCTAGTGGCGAACACAACCACCAAACCGTTCGCAACTAGGCTGCCGCGAGTCTGGAAATTGCTTTCATTGTTGGGGAAACATATTGATTtaggggagagagggaatTCGAGGACGTACATACAAGGCCCATCGGCTTTTCAGATACGTTGCTCGTGGACAAGGTCTCATGATGAAAAATGTTTCCACGCGCATGCTCTAGCTCAGTCGCAATGGAGGAGCTTGATGGAGAAAAACACACATGAATTGCCAATACGAGTCCCTTTATGTAGTGAATCATGTTCTTAAGCACGACATCATACTCTGCAGTGGTGATTGTGGCTGTTGCACATGGAACACAAAAGTCCAAAGTGACTGACCCTCGAGGATGTTGTGTGCAAACAGTAACCGTCGACAGGACAACCTTGATTCGCTCCAAGCCACACCTGTCTAAGCCAGCCCTCTAACATTGACTTAATGTCTTAAGTTTTACTTCATAGATACTGTGTATTATAATTATGCCGCGATGTATGACACGGTAACTTAAGCCAAGATATCACGTTTTAGCGGCCACGACGGTAGATGAGATTGGGACAGTTCGCTCCAGACCATAAAAAGCATTAAATGCTGACTGAAATTAGACTGAAGCCATTATGGACAGCTTGGTTTGCAGATCACATAAAGTATTGCGCAACGCAGAGTACCAATATTCCCCGTCTGGCAAAGCTTCAAACACCCAAATGCACAGTCTAGGTTCTGAGAAGAGGAATTTGTAGTAAGTTGACAATAGCCGCTGTGAAAAAGAAATCTACCAATGGTATCATACAGACAGATGAGCGAAAAACGACACCGCAAGACACACAGCCAACCCCGTGATGAGCCAGGATGCTGAAAATGGGTTACGGCGCGCCGAACTCTCGCCGATTCCGAAAGGACCGTCTCGAATCTCCCCAAAGGATTCCGGTTCACGACTGCCTTCGGTGACGTTGCTAGCGAGGATGCAGCGGAAGACGGTATAATCCGCCTTTACTTCGCCATCGTCATACTGGTACAGGAGCATCATGGGGAAGACTTTGGTAAGGGCCTCGTCGTAAGCCGCCCGCAGGCCTACCTCGGTCAGGTTCGAGTGGGGACCCGGGCTCGCTGATACTTCGTAACTATGCTTATCGGCCGAGAAATCCAAGGTTCCTTTCACGCGTGTGTTAGCTCAGGCTCGGCAACAGCTGCCGCGCTGCCAATTGTTGTATGTATGAGTAGAGCTTACGTGTCATGACCATGACGTTGGATACAGCTCCGATGCAGCCTTCGGGTAATTCGCCGCTCCAAAGCCAGCACCCCGTCTCCAAAAGCTTTTGCCTCAAGCCCGAGATACACTCCTCGGATATGACTTCGTTACAAGATCCGTCGGGGTCTTGGTGCAGCTGCTCGATTTCCTCTACTGACCACCGATTCCCTAGCCACACGACTGCGCACGTTGACCAGTCCTCAGGAGACGTTGAGGCCGAGTCGGGGTTCTCGAACGCGTCGTCGGGTGCGTTGATGTAGATGTACTGCGGGTTGCCCCTGGGCTGGGAGGAGCTCCCTGTGTTGCTCGTGGTGTTTGTCGCAACGGCGATGTTGATGCTCCAGCCGTTTCCCtggccgacctcgtcgtctgGAGGATGATCCATGGGCTTCGTTATGTCGATTCCGCGAAATGGCCAGCTTCCCGTCGCATTCGCGTGGACCACGGCGTCCCGTACGTTGTTTGACGTTCTGTTGGTGCGATCGGGGAGGCGTGGCAAGCCGGGAGGGGAGTCTTCGCCAGCCTCGGCTTGCACGCCGAGGCTAGCCATCAAGGCATATGGGATGAGTCGCCGAAAAACCAGCATGGTGAAAGATTTGCTGTGTAAGACTGATAATGCTACCAAAGGTTTCACGTGAACCTGGCTTTGGAAAGCTGACTGGTCTGTCGCATGAGAGTTGCTTTGACTTGTCGAGTTCGATGAGAAAACCGCCGGTTCTTGAACGTTGTTTTTATCAGTTCATTTTGCCTTCTCTTGGAAGTTTCCATCATCGCAAAAGCCTACATCAATCCAAGTTTTCTGGGTCCAGTGACGTGAACCAAGCCCGGGTCTCTCGCGTGGTCCTGATGATCTGCGCGGCGTAGCTCCTCGGCGTTCAGCCGCCATAGGCCCACGCCAACTTGTCACCGACAGCCCGAAACCCCTtaactggtcgggcgacgcTACGTAATTACCAAGGCTTAGACGAGGTGTTGGTTCCTCTGGGCGTGGCTCGTGTCAACAACCTCAAGTTCGAAGGTCGTATTTTTAGTGGCATCATGCGTTAAGCAAACGGTCACGACATTTCATTGTGATCCAAAACAATGGTCTTTTCGCGGTATCAAGAGACTCATTATGTTTCTGTGGCTTAAGAAATTTAAACTTACACATCCAATGACTTCTGTTGGAGGTCCTCAGCTCTTTAGGATCCCATAAAAGACATTTGTCGTAGGTAAAACATTTAGAACATGGGTAGCCTCTCAACAATAACTACGTGTTCTATCAATTAGGCTAGAACATGCCTCCTATACTCAAGTCTGCCATAAGTCGGAGAAAATATCACACCTATTTCACCATATAAAAAGCAGCATTTACGACTGCGTCTTGGCTCAAACGCCAAACGCGTCCTCGAGCaacctctcctcctcccgctgGTGAACCTTCTTCgaccccgtcgccgccgccgcccccgtcccTCGGCCGGCGTACAATATCCTCCGGCCCCTCAACACATCCGACTCTCCCGTCACGGTCTCAAGCCGATCGCGCATGTACTGccaggcgccgccgttgtgcGGCTCCTCCTGCGCCCACACGACCGTCTCGGCAGCCGGGTACGACTCCAGGTTCTtgcggacggcggcccagggGAACGGGTGCAGCTCCTCAACCCGTGTGATGGCGACGTCCCAGATTTTCCTGGCCTCGCGGTGCTTGTGCAGCGCGGCGTAGACCTGTCCGCTGCAGAGGATCACGCGCTTGATCTCGTCtctggggaggagggagccGCCTTCGTGCTCCGGGTCCGCGAGGACGGGTTGGAAAGTGGAGGTGCCCATCAGCTCTTGGACGGATGAGCGGGCGAGGGggtggcggaggagagacttggagaagaagacaatgAGGGCTACATCTGTGTCAGCAATGTCCATGATCGTACTAGGGAGCGGCATGACTTACGCTTCTTCCCGGGCGATTGAACCTGTCTCCTCAGTGCGTGAAAGAGgttcgccggcgtcgtcataCAAACGACCCGAATATTACAACCCCtctgcgccgcctccaagTCAACAGGCCAGCTCCTCGGATCCTCGCTCCCCAGCTCCAGGAACCGGCCCAGCCTCGCGGAGGAGTGCTCCGGCCCCTGGCCGTCGTACCCGTGCGGCAgcgagacgacgaggccggacCGCAGCAGCCACTTGGCCTCACCCGAGGCGATGAactggtcgacgacgacttgCGCGTTGTTGACGAAGTCGCCGAACTGCGCCTCCcagacgacgagggcgtccaGCGCCGCGAGGGAGTAGCCGTACTCGAACCCTAGCACGCCGAACTCGCTGAGGGGGGAGTTGACGGCCGTGTACGCCGCCTGCCGGGGCTGTTCCGGTCTCGACTGTGGGTTCAGGTTGTTTAGGGGCGTGTGCTCGGAGTGGGTGACCTGGTCGTGGAGGACCGAGTGGCGGTGGGAAAAGGTACCGCGCTCGACGTCCTGGCCGCTGATGCGGACGGGTTTGCcttccagcagcagcgaacCGAAGGCGAGGGCTTCTGCGGTGGCCCAGTCGATGACTCCGGTGTCGATGGCCTGCTGCTTAGCGGCGAGGATCCGTTGGAGGTTACGGTGCAGGTTGAATCCATCCGGGACGCTAGTGATTGCTTGTGCCACGGAAGATATGGTAgactcgtcgacggccgtggAAGtcggagcagcagcggcgggtGTTTGTGATGGTTCTTCGGTGGCTTCAAGAGAAGAAGTCTCTTCTGCAGGCTGCTTGCTCCTCGCCAGCTTCTCTTCGAGCTGCTCCCACACCCAAGCCTTCTgctcctcgatggcgtcggcggacACGGCCCCCTCGCggacgagcttctcggcgtagAGCTCGAGCAGGGGTTTCTGGTCGGCGATCCTCCGGTACATCTCGGGCTGCGTGAAGCTCGCCTGGTCGATCTCGTTGTGGCCGAAGCGGCGGTAGCAGACGACGTCAACGACGATGTCGCAGCGGAACGCAGCGCGCCAATCGGCGGCGAGCCGGGCGACGAAGGCCACGGCCTCCgggtcgtcggcgttgaCGTGGACGACGGGCGCCTCTACGTACTTGGCCAGGTCGGTGCAATAAGGCGTCGAGCGGgagtcgacggcgtccgtcGTGAAGCCGATCTGGTTGTTGACGACGAGTCGGACGGCGCCACCGACGTTGTATCCGGCGAGGCCCGAGAGGTTGAGGGTCTCGTACACGGGGCCCTGaccggcgaaggcggcgtcgccgtggagggcgaggaacATGACGCCGGACTggtcgtcaacgtcgtcggtTCTGGCGTGCtggacggccttggccttgccctgGGCCACGGGGTCGACAGCCTCGAGGTGAGATGGGTTGGGGAGCATGGAGATGCCGACCTTTttgccctcgacggccgtgGTCCTGTGTCCGTCCATGCCGAAGTGGTACTTGACATCGCCCGTCTGCCCGGCCGCGGCATCAAACgtctcggtgccggcgaaCTGGCGGAACAGCGTCTCAAAGTCTTTACCGTAGACGGTGCTCATGAGGTTCATCCGGCCGCGGTGGCAGCTCCCGACGACGATATCCCGCACGCCGTGGGCCTCGGCGGAGCGGTCGATGAGGGCGGCtaggccggcggcgagaccctctgcgccgtcgaggccgaagcgCTTCTCGTTGGGGAACTTGGCCGCCAGGAAACGCTCGAGGGTCGTCGCCCAGATAAGCGTGTCGAGGATGtgcctcttctcctcgaccgaGGGGGCGAGTTGGGGGTACGCCTCAACCCGCTGGCGGATCCAGTCTCGCTTCGCCGCGTCGGAGATGTGGTGGTACTCGACGCCGAATGAGCCACAGTAGATGTCCTCgtaggcggcgatgatgtcgcGGAGTTTCATGCTCCCTCGGCTTTCAGCGAGCTGAGGGAGGAGGTCTGGGCCTAAGGGAATCTCGCGGTCCAGGTCTGCGGCGGAGAAGCCGTACTTGTGCAGGTTTGACGCGCTGGGGATATCGGCGTGCGGCTGTACTATTGTGTTGCCGACGTCACCCAGAGGGTTGATCTTGGCGGCCGTGTGGCCGTGTTGTTCGAATGCTCGGACGATATTCTGAGCTTTGAGGTAGTTCGTTGAGCTGCTTGACTGGATACCGGAAGCGGGCGTCAGGGCTGGGGTGTGTCGTTCCGGCAGCAGACCGGGCGGTGGCTGGAATGCGCGCGACGAGTGTATCGAGGGGTCTTCCATCTTGCGAAAGTATGAGTGCCACGAAACGTGAACGCTCGAGGGGTCGGCTCTCCAGGCGGCGTACATCTCGTCGACATAGTCAGCCGAGCCGCCATGCAGGAAGGAATCTACTGGGCTCTATGTCGTATTAGGTGACGGACAGTATCAGGAGTGCATTTCTGTATGTGACGTTACCGGAGGAGCGTGGAGGTCGACTGCCTCTGCGGCCGTGGCATACGATCTGCCATTCTGTGGCGAGAATTTGCGAGTGCCACTGGTGAAGGAGGCCCGTTGTGTTCTTGTTGACAGGGTGCTGAGGTAGGGACATTGTCTGGtgcaggccggcgccggagtCCGCGACGCGATGGTTGTCCTCCTCACGGTGCCTCGAGAGGCTGTGGATAGTGAACGAAGCATTTGATATGTGTTGTTGTGCCAGCGATCAAGAGGCGAGTCTCAGCGCCAAAATAGACCCCGTTTCTTACTCGTAACGAGCTGGAAGCGTTCAATGAGTTGGTGAAAGATTTGGGAAAGGATGTGGATTGGGGGGCAAACCGTAGACACCGTCGCCATCACTGATGTAGGTCAATGAAATACGAGCGGAAATGCCAAGTGCCTAACTTATGCAAGTTCTCGGCCGTCATGGGACAGTTCTTAAAGGCGAAGCATGCTTTGAAAGAATGCATAATGCCCATGATGGTGCTGTGTGATTTATACAAGAATTACCTTGCCAAGCGAATACTATGAGAACAAGGCACACACTGAAGCTGTGTTGATTTTGCATCTGGCTTTGCCAGTCATTATTATTACTAAACTCAACCGCTGGAGGCAGATTGGGCACTCGTCAATGTCAGCTCTGTGATTCTTAGCCGAGTGGGCGGCTCGAGGTAACTGACGCGACCCCGAGCTCGGCTACTTGGGTGAATGTAAAGGGGGACTGACTTGTGGTCTCTGGGAAGAGTTGCAGTTGGCCCTCGGATGTCGAAGCCGAAGGGTGACCCGCCCTGGAGGATGGGTTAGTTCCTCTGCCGGAACACGACTCCGACAAGGCAATGAGGGTTTCTGCTAGCTCCTTCAACAACAAGAAATGGGGCCAAACGAGACTAGCTAGGCTTGATATGATTTAACGGTGGGGGAGGATAAAGACTTGCCACTGATTCGCGGGGTTGGTTAGGATGGGCTCTTTCGTTCATGTCACGGCCTCACCTGAGCCCCCActgacgatgatgagcggCAGTGAGCAGGATCAAGGATCACGCGATGAGTGGAAAACCGAAGTGATGACACGGCGAAAGAACAGGATGCTGAATGCTGGAATCTCTACATGTACCATCTACAACCGAAATCCACGAGATGCTGCAATTTGCGCCCCCCCAATGCCCGCATGCCGATGATGCTTGATGCCATCAGCCTGATCCCGCCCACATACAAAGTAAAATAAATAATTGTTGGTTGGTTGTGAGTGCACTACGCGCATCCACCGGTCTAGTCGTCTCTCGCCAGCAGACTCTCTAAGCgcagcctctctctctctctctctcacacacacacacacacacacacacacacactctctctctctctctctctctctctctctctcactctctctaTATGTACCTAGGGATGTGTACGGTGTAAATACGTCTCGAACAAAGGAAAAATTATGCAAGGAGAAGGCGGGCGGGGTCCTCGATATAGCTCTTGACGATGTTGAGGAAGGTGACAGCTTCGCGGCCATCGATGAGGCGGTGGTCGTAGGTGACGGTGATGTACATCATGGGCCTAATctcgagcttgccgtcgacgacgacggggcggTCCTTGATGCCGTTCAtgttgaagacggcggcctgggGGTAGTTGATGACGGGGGTACCGAAGAGCGAGCCGAAGATGCCGGGGTTGCTGATGGAGAagttgccgccctcgaggtcggccatggcgagcTTGCTGTCGCGAGCCTGTGATTTTGTCAGTATATGTCGATATGTGAATGGATGTATAGCTGCCCCCCGGGTAGTGGGAGATGGAGACCCAGAAGACAGTTCAACAACAACTCACCTTAGCGgcaagctcggcgacgccgcgctcAATGCCGATAATGTCGAGGGAGTCGACGTTGCGCAGGACGGGGGTGATGAGGCCCTTGGGCGCCGACACGGCGATGCTGATGTCGACGTAGTCGCGGTAGGTGAtgatctccttctccgtGTCGATGGAGGCGTTGAGCTGGGGCAcctgctgggcggcgaggcaggtggcCTTGGTGAAGGCGCCCATGTATCCCAGGCGCACGCCGTGGCGCTTCATGACGTCCTCCTTGTTCTTGGCGCGCCAGGCCATGAGGGCCGACATGTCGACCTCGTTGATAGTGGTCAACGAGGCCGTCATGTTCTGGGACTGCTTGAGCTTGGAGGCGATAGTCTTGCGCATGCGCGAGAGCTTCTCGGTGCGCTCGCCGCGGGAGAAGGCGCCGGTCGAGCCGAAGGGAACAGCGGGCTGGTCGGCGGGCTTTTGGGGAGCGGGCGCGGGCTTGGTGGTCGTGGTGGTatccttcttggcctcctgcTGCTTGGGGGCCTCGGGttccttcttctgctcctgggccgccggggcggcgggctcgggTTTGCTCTCAGGCTTGctctcgggctcgggcttcttctcctgggtcttctcgggcttcgcgtcgtccttcttggcgtcgGCCGGAGCGGCGCCGGTCTCCATGCGGGCGAGCTTctggccgacctcgacggtgtcgccctcggcgacgaagagctcgacgatggtgccCTCTTCCggggcgttgacggcgacgtcaaTCTTGTCCGTCTCGATGCtggcgacctcctcgtcggcctcgacgcgATCGCCGACCTGCTTGCCGATGGAGGCGACGGTGCCCTCGGTGATGGACTCGGCCATCTGCgggacggtgatgatgacCTCGCCGTGCTGGATGCGCGTCGTGCTGAAGGAGCGGTactgggaggcggcgagggcggggtACGCGCGGGGAATCGATCTcgtcttggtcgtcgtcgtggtgtTTCGTGTCGCGGTGACCAGGGATCGGGAGGACGATGCTTTTgaggcggcgttggcgatgtgGGAGTTGGCGACAGAGGCCAGTCTGGTCGAGGGTTTGGCCATgcggccgacggcctggAGCTGGGGGCGCATCATGATGGCGGTTgtggaggagatggagagcGGTATGGGAAGGGAaccgaagaggaggggagatCGAATGGAAGCAGCGATGTTTTCGCTGGCGGTATCTTGGGTGGTGTGTTGACGAGAAAGTGGAAAAAGAGCCGGGGGAAAATGTCGAAGGAAAATTGAGCTTGGAGCTTCCTGCGTGCGTGTGACAGAATCAGCCGCCGCTTTAAGCCAGATGCTGTTGGGTATGGGGTAGGGAGGTGCCACCTGTTGTGGattcccccctttttctctctaAAATACCTACCTTATTGAAGTGGTCAATTCAGCAAATTCATTTTGTAGCTTGGACACAGTTTAAGGCAGTTTGTAAAATACTTTTAAGTTATGGAAATGTCGTGAGGCTCCGTATTCCATCATGTCAGTCACAACGTACAGTTAGTCATGGTAAAAGCGACCTTGTCTCAGGGCAAATACTCATCATCCAGGAGTTGCTATATTGAATACAACAGTAGTGATTCTTGGAAAGAAATCGTTGGGGATAATTTAAGAGAGTGTGCACATGCCTTGCCGGTGATTCTGTTCAACGATGATCGTCTCTAGAGTCTGTAT
The DNA window shown above is from Colletotrichum destructivum chromosome 2, complete sequence and carries:
- a CDS encoding Putative biotin/lipoyl attachment, 2-oxoacid dehydrogenase acyltransferase, catalytic; translated protein: MMRPQLQAVGRMAKPSTRLASVANSHIANAASKASSSRSLVTATRNTTTTTKTRSIPRAYPALAASQYRSFSTTRIQHGEVIITVPQMAESITEGTVASIGKQVGDRVEADEEVASIETDKIDVAVNAPEEGTIVELFVAEGDTVEVGQKLARMETGAAPADAKKDDAKPEKTQEKKPEPESKPESKPEPAAPAAQEQKKEPEAPKQQEAKKDTTTTTKPAPAPQKPADQPAVPFGSTGAFSRGERTEKLSRMRKTIASKLKQSQNMTASLTTINEVDMSALMAWRAKNKEDVMKRHGVRLGYMGAFTKATCLAAQQVPQLNASIDTEKEIITYRDYVDISIAVSAPKGLITPVLRNVDSLDIIGIERGVAELAAKARDSKLAMADLEGGNFSISNPGIFGSLFGTPVINYPQAAVFNMNGIKDRPVVVDGKLEIRPMMYITVTYDHRLIDGREAVTFLNIVKSYIEDPARLLLA
- a CDS encoding Putative dehydrogenase, E1 component, transketolase-like, pyrimidine-binding protein; its protein translation is MSLPQHPVNKNTTGLLHQWHSQILATEWQISPVDSFLHGGSADYVDEMYAAWRADPSSVHVSWHSYFRKMEDPSIHSSRAFQPPPGLLPERHTPALTPASGIQSSSSTNYLKAQNIVRAFEQHGHTAAKINPLGDVGNTIVQPHADIPSASNLHKYGFSAADLDREIPLGPDLLPQLAESRGSMKLRDIIAAYEDIYCGSFGVEYHHISDAAKRDWIRQRVEAYPQLAPSVEEKRHILDTLIWATTLERFLAAKFPNEKRFGLDGAEGLAAGLAALIDRSAEAHGVRDIVVGSCHRGRMNLMSTVYGKDFETLFRQFAGTETFDAAAGQTGDVKYHFGMDGHRTTAVEGKKVGISMLPNPSHLEAVDPVAQGKAKAVQHARTDDVDDQSGVMFLALHGDAAFAGQGPVYETLNLSGLAGYNVGGAVRLVVNNQIGFTTDAVDSRSTPYCTDLAKYVEAPVVHVNADDPEAVAFVARLAADWRAAFRCDIVVDVVCYRRFGHNEIDQASFTQPEMYRRIADQKPLLELYAEKLVREGAVSADAIEEQKAWVWEQLEEKLARSKQPAEETSSLEATEEPSQTPAAAAPTSTAVDESTISSVAQAITSVPDGFNLHRNLQRILAAKQQAIDTGVIDWATAEALAFGSLLLEGKPVRISGQDVERGTFSHRHSVLHDQVTHSEHTPLNNLNPQSRPEQPRQAAYTAVNSPLSEFGVLGFEYGYSLAALDALVVWEAQFGDFVNNAQVVVDQFIASGEAKWLLRSGLVVSLPHGYDGQGPEHSSARLGRFLELGSEDPRSWPVDLEAAQRGCNIRVVCMTTPANLFHALRRQVQSPGKKPLIVFFSKSLLRHPLARSSVQELMGTSTFQPVLADPEHEGGSLLPRDEIKRVILCSGQVYAALHKHREARKIWDVAITRVEELHPFPWAAVRKNLESYPAAETVVWAQEEPHNGGAWQYMRDRLETVTGESDVLRGRRILYAGRGTGAAAATGSKKVHQREEERLLEDAFGV